In Festucalex cinctus isolate MCC-2025b chromosome 5, RoL_Fcin_1.0, whole genome shotgun sequence, a single genomic region encodes these proteins:
- the skic3 gene encoding tetratricopeptide repeat protein 37 — protein MSSKEVKAALKSAKEAIKSKEFKEALKHCKTVLKLEKNNYNAWVFIGLAASELEQPDQAQTAYRKAVELEPEQLLAWQGLSNLYEKTDQWDFKIELPNVYQKLVELYASTDKNKCYEVIGKLQEIHHSDKEYSKLAKVWLQLIQLKEDDGADKKALLQLWQQMAQLLSNCLNDNEQDTETQKHLCAAFEKAMALVEPTPGEEHRKLSVDYIKCLSKLPEEEEKMKQACETMLALYPAQSYPLEVLCSHYLKKGVQSEEAVSCFSRLRNLAPENALCDLGFGTKALHEGRYKDAVKDLEQGLKKRNFSPAWYSLAEAQLKVHKYSDCAKACAKGLTACVPEDKDLKIRLLKLRLEALVRSGEEKAAEQALEICSLITDADKDPLLVALKGRAYLNKGQISESLKLSSQLAASHPNLAQASALKGLAHLAEDQKQLAEQSFLKAVAQSPDCGEYFFMLGRLYWTMGEETRKDRSKAHSNFLKAAKLDPHLSCVFRYLGHYYREVANDSVRARGCYKKAFDLDSDDAESGAAAVDLSMAHGDMDSALAILQSVIEKATPGSAKWAWMRRGLYYLKVGQHQQAIADLQAALRADPEDWVCWECLGEAYLNRQSFTAALKAFGKAHILQPTSIYSVYQVAAIKQTLGKFNEAVAEYLQITAQHNYVPALKGLGECQLSLAKSLMEDCRDGGAIDLIEQAIQNLFKAVKLRSDLSCLWKLLGDACSAVSTVSQKRAQVQMPATLAGLEPQAHVHLLNQAQTLRVGERCYTRALKLMPEVASLWYDLGLNFSHQARLPCDADEEQSLLLEKAQQCLRKAVMLDGGNHSYWNALGVINTSKGLENLALAQHCFIKSIQIEPNNVVAWTNLGTLYLKKDNIELAHEAFKVAQSLEPLYVNCWIGQALIAERVGSYDTMDLFRHTTELSTHTEGVKGYAHWVCSTLLDKSKRDSELYRYNIVQMNAISAAQVALSKYTERIQSDADAFIMLGFLAEHLQLKRQAVQAYHRAVELLRSTSLSEQLSFAQSNYARALCSCGRWQEAIHVFKSTPLEELSDLSGLALAYCKAGLIQESISTYERALAVASSENQTAYALTALALLRHQQGNVDSAKTLLFKCSMLKEPVPESLLCLCALGLVHNDTTLATAARTELLKQGSSCAIVIEQRCLLTCTLLALQGNYSAVQREASRAVHIYPGNSSLWSLLSKLVPKYSPRKANGGAIAGHVACFSSMTQGKRALLYSGVNQLACGRHSGEDAHRNALKTMQRAVLLCPDDPAAWAGLMAACHTENTSCYLSGSATRRQGLEQILMSVVSEKVRSLEEIERPLAQSLEGWVLQQAVSGLMLSGQHEQAEALCSQVLNVSPDHPAVTLSLRQVQCQRLLEAGDGTLLSESTLEQLNSAVTLNPNNIAAWHWLAAVHVSQGLLVQAVMALRQSLQIASQLGLHGSQVASLLRLSLLALRPSLAGVPGNDWKDLVRQATTEALKQGSSPVALLFQALLQFVTKMGARETRRLLEKLVYGKFQELPATVAHVASWYLLRHLHYKNDDELIHVLLEHAKMKGDQRLLDFHSQLLSLS, from the exons ATGTCGAGCAAAGAAGTGAAAGCTGCATTGAAGAGTGCCAAGGAAGCTATAAAAAGCAAGGAATTCAAAGAGGCGTTGAAACATTGCAAG ACTGTTTTGAAGCTTGAAAAGAACAACTACAATGCTTGGGTGTTCATTGGCCTGGCTGCCAGCGAGCTGGAGCAACCGGATCAGGCACAGACGGCCTACAGGAAAGCTGTGGAGCTGGAGCCAGAACAGCTCCTGGCATGGCAG GGCCTGAGCAATCTATACGAGAAGACAGATCAGTGGGATTTCAAAATTGAGCTACCTAATGTCTATCAAAAGCTTGTCGAGCTGTATGCAAG CACGGACAAAAACAAGTGCTATGAGGTGATTGGAAAGCTGCAAGAAATACATCACTCTGACAAAGAATATTCCAAG TTGGCAAAGGTTTGGCTGCAGTTGATTCAACTGAAAGAGGACGATGGTGCAGACAAGAAAGCCTTACTGCAACTATGGCAGCAGATGGCCCAGCTCCTGTCAAACTGCCTCAATGACAACGAGCAGGACACCGAAACTCAAAAGCAT TTATGCGCAGCTTTTGAGAAGGCCATGGCTCTTGTAGAGCCAACACCCGGAGAAGAACACAGGAAGCTCTCGGTCGATTACATTAAATGTCTTTCCAAG CTGCCtgaggaagaagagaaaatgAAACAAGCGTGTGAGACCATGCTGGCTCTCTATCCAGCCCAAAGTTATCCTCTTGAAGTCCTTTGTTCCCACTACCTCAAAAAAG GTGTCCAGAGTGAGGAGGCAGTTAGTTGCTTTTCACGGCTTCGGAATTTGGCGCCTGAGAACGCTTTGTGTGATTTGGGATTTGGCACGAAAGCACTCCATGAGGGCAGGTATAAAGATGCCGTTAAGGACCTTGAACAAG GACTGAAGAAAAGGAACTTTAGCCCAGCTTGGTACAGTCTGGCGGAGGCTCAGCTAAAAGTGCACAAATACTCAGACTGCGCTAAAGCATGTGCCAAAG GTTTAACGGCGTGTGTGCCTGAAGACAAGGATCTGAAGATCCGACTGCTGAAGCTAAGGCTTGAAGCTTTGGTTCGGAGTGGAGAGGAGAAGGCTGCAGAGCAGGCTTTAGAGATATGTTCTCTg ATCACTGATGCTGACAAAGACCCATTACTCGTTGCACTTAAAGGTCGTGCATACCTTAACAAAGGACAAATATCTGAATCATTAAAG TTGTCATCACAGCTGGCGGCCTCTCACCCTAACCTGGCCCAGGCGTCGGCGCTGAAGGGACTGGCCCACTTAGCGGAGGACCAGAAGCAACTTGCTGAGCAGAG TTTCCTCAAGGCGGTCGCACAAAGCCCCGACTGCGGTGAGTATTTCTTCATGCTGGGCCGACTCTACTGGACCATGGGAGAAGAGACCCGTAAAGATAGAAGCAAAGCGCATTCAAACTTTCTCAAG GCTGCCAAGTTGGACCCACACCTCAGTTGCGTGTTCCGCTACCTTGGACATTATTATCGGGAGGTGGCTAATGACTCAGTTCGGGCGCGTGGCTGTTACAAGAAGGCTTTTGACTTGGACAGTGACGACGCCGAGTCTGGCGCGGCTGCAGTCGATCTCAGCATGGCGCATGGAGATATG GACAGCGCCTTGGCAATACTCCAGTCAGTGATTGAGAAGGCAACTCCAGGTTCTGCAAAATGGGCCTGGATGAGACGAGGCCTTTACTACTTAAAAGTTGGACAGCATCAACAGGCTATTGCAGA TCTCCAGGCAGCTCTGAGAGCAGATCCGGAGGACTGGGTGTGTTGGGAGTGTTTAGGCGAGGCTTACCTTAACCGCCAGAGTTTCACAGCAGCTTTGAAGGCCTTTGGGAAAGCCCACATTCTTCAGCCTACATCCATTTATAGTGTCTACCAGGTCGCCGCGATCAAACAGACCCTAGGCAAATTCAACGAGGCCGTCGCAGAGTATTTGCAGATCACAGCACAACACAACTACGTCCCTGCTCTTAAAG GTCTTGGTGAATGTCAGCTCTCCCTGGCAAAAAGTTTAATGGAGGATTGCAGAGACGGCGGAGCCATTGACTTGATTGAGCAAGCAATACAGAACCTCTTCAA AGCTGTAAAGCTGCGATCGGACTTGTCCTGCTTGTGGAAGCTGCTAGGAGATGCCTGCTCTGCTGTCAGCACAGTGTCGCAAAAGAGGGCTCAGGTTCAGATGCCAGCAACGCTGGCTGGGTTGGAGCCACAAGCTCACGTCCACCTGCTGAACCAAGCTCAGACGCTCAGAGTTGGTGAAAG GTGTTACACTCGCGCATTGAAGCTCATGCCAGAAGTTGCCAGTCTGTGGTATGATCTCGGACTCAATTTTTCTCATCAAGCTCGCCTGCCCTGCGATGCAGACGAGGAGCAATCATTGCTACTAGAGAAAGCACAACAA TGTTTACGAAAGGCAGTTATGTTGGATGGTGGCAATCATAGCTATTGGAACGCTCTGGGAGTGATCAACACAAGCAAAG GTCTGGAGAATTTGGCCCTGGCTCAGCATTGCTTCATCAAGTCCATTCAAATTGAACCAAAT AATGTTGTTGCCTGGACCAACCTTGGCACATTGTATTTGAAAAAGGACAATATTGAG CTTGCCCATGAGGCCTTCAAGGTTGCACAGTCATTGGAGCCACTGTATGTCAACTGCTGGATTGGACAG GCCCTGATAGCCGAGAGAGTTGGCAGCTATGACACCATGGATCTTTTCAGACATACTACTGAGCTTAGCACACAT ACGGAAGGAGTGAAAGGTTATGCCCACTGGGTGTGTTCTACCTTGTTGGATAAGAGCAAGAGAGACTCTGAACTGTACCGCTACAACATAGTGCAGATGAATGCCATCTCTGCAGCCCAGGTGGCACTCAGCAAATACACCG AAAGGATACAGTCGGATGCGGATGCCTTCATCATGCTGGGCTTTCTGGCCGAACATCTGCAGCTGAAGAGACAAGCTGTACAAGCTTATCACAG aGCTGTTGAGCTGCTTCGGTCCACATCCCTCTCAGAACAACTGTCATTTGCTCAGAGCAACTACGCTCGTGCTTTGTG TTCTTGTGGCCGGTGGCAGGAGGCAATCCATGTTTTTAAGTCCACTCCACTAGAGGAGCTCAGTGATCTGTCAGGGTTGGCTCTGGCCTACTGTAAGGCAGGACTCATACAAGAGAGTATCAGCA CATACGAGCGTGCCCTGGCTGTGGCCTCGAGTGAAAATCAGACAGCGTACGCCTTGACAGCGCTTGCCCTGCTGCGACACCAGCAGGGCAACGTAGACTCTGCCAAGACCCTGCTGTTCAAATG CTCCATGTTGAAGGAACCAGTACCAGAGTCTCTTCTGTGTTTATGTGCCCTTGGATTGGTTCACAATGATACGACGTTGGCCACTGCTGCCCGTACCGAGCTGCTCAAACAAGGCTCATCCTGTGCAATTGTTATCGAACAGCGCTGTCTTCTCACCTGCACCTTACTGGCGCTGCAGGGCAACTACAGTGCAGTGCAAAGAGAGGCCTCCAGAGCTGTTCACAT CTATCCGGGGAACTCATCTTTGTGGTCGCTATTGTCCAAACTGGTACCCAAGTACTCCCCCAGGAAGGCAAAT GGGGGAGCCATTGCTGGACACGTTGCCTGTTTCTCAAGTATGACCCAGGGAAAG AGAGCACTGCTGTACAGTGGAGTGAACCAGTTGGCATGTGGAAGACACTCTGGAGAGGATGCTCACAGGAATGCTCTCAAGACCATGCAGAGAGCTGTGCTGCTCTGTCCTG ACGATCCAGCAGCGTGGGCAGGATTAATGGCTGCCTGTCACACAGAAAACACTTCCTGTTATCTCTCTGGCTCAGCCACACGTAGGCAAGGACTAGAGCAAATCCTCATGTCAGTGGTTTCTGAGAAAG TGCGTAGCCTGGAGGAGATAGAGCGCCCCCTAGCTCAGTCTCTGGAAGGATGGGTACTACAACAGGCAGTGAGCGGACTCATGCTGAGTGGGCAACATGAGCAAGCAGAAGCACTCTGCTCACAG GTGCTGAATGTTTCCCCAGACCATCCCGCAGTGACGTTGTCGCTGAGACAAGTACAGTGTCAGCGCCTCCTTGAGGCCGGCGATGGTACTTTGCTTTCAGAATCTACCTTGGAGCAGCTCAACAGCGCTGTGACGTTGAACCCCAACAATATTGCGGCGTGGCAT TGGTTAGCCGCGGTGCACGTCAGCCAGGGTCTGCTCGTGCAGGCCGTCATGGCTCTCAGACAGAGTTTGCAGATCGCCTCCCAGCTCGGCCTGCATGGCAGTCAAGTAGCCAGTCTGCTGCGTCTCAGCCTACTAGCCCTGAGGCCCAGTTTG gcaggtgtcccCGGAAACGACTGGAAGGATCTGGTCCGCCAAGCTACGACAGAAGCCTTGAAGCAGGGCTCCTCCCCTGTGGCTCTCCTCTTCCAAGCCCTGCTCCAATTTGTTACCAAGATGGGTGCCAG AGAAACCAGGAGGCTGTTGGAAAAGCTGGTCTATGGCAAGTTTCAAGAATTACCTGCGACTGTGGCGCATGTGGCCAGCTGGTACCTGCTCAGGCACCTGCATTACAAAAACGACGATGAACTAATTCAT GTACTTTTGGAGCACGCCAAAATGAAGGGGGATCAACGATTGTTGGATTTTCATTCACAGCTTCTTTCTTTGTCTTGA